A window of Aricia agestis chromosome 3, ilAriAges1.1, whole genome shotgun sequence contains these coding sequences:
- the LOC121725330 gene encoding protein toll-like produces MGILRVLIIALAVHVIAARVMCPSHPNCVCGGTFSVELNCNIDGRVVKINLLPNTYINVKCENASTLDYTRLPKCADRMTFKSVSFKDCPLPASSFRDVLDQMGVSKTMSLIYQNAKKLSGYFSRRHFSGLQDLTKLLLSVNGLTHLPDNLFVDMNNLTWLNIRCNNINLSEELFKPLEKLETLEISHNHMTNMSANLFSHLSLLRKLSLWQSNVTWFSKDFFSGVDVLEELDLSSNGLNELPTSIFKPLRKLKKLTLFSNKFSSLPQDLFLTNNKLETVIILNNDVKMRELPRSLFGSLPNLKQVYIQRSGIENVPYDVFVNSALITNISLAHNDIGMLSESTFNDQINLLELDLSHNSLKRLESKIFSSLVRLEKLNLCFNFIEEISGETFSSLLSLIYLNMEHNNLKTISSYLFINNKQRMSISFAYNRLDFENKELENNSWTVKRISPFAHTYSLRLLNLSHNQFKMAYDDWWSNGHESLDISSNDITHLWVDHENETESTNKNRYKELLKKPIKEVWMLNNPLVCKCDNFKFLDFLRGRVKSKVKDNTLAHCPIWTKETCYLRFIIFISIITSILLLSIIVVTIYSLYRNQIHSMIKKTMHRFSHQERVNDRCKNIIVKYSDKDEEFVFKEIMPTLKEQPNLNVQMRPIHKPISAESVVNRPGETDTILVIFSPNYLTSAYSHVNIKKIRGEMLKAKSTVYVFTDIGPDNSIYAFLKDQRDRRTSVSWNDINFWKILQILLSGKRYRKSDLKGRENSKPLSGTVSKLTNKNKFTRFSDYDCYSSNTFTHSQV; encoded by the exons ATGGGGATCCTACGTGTGCTAATAATTGCATTAGCAGTACACGTGATAGCGGCCCGGGTGATGTGCCCGAGTCACCCTAACTGCGTTTGCGGGGGCACGTTCTCTGTGGAACTCAACTGCAACATCGACG GGAGAGTTGTGAAGATAAATTTACTGCCGAACACATACATTAACGTAAAATGCGAGAACGCGAGCACTCTGGACTACACTCGGCTGCCGAAGTGCGCCGATCGGATGACTTTCAAGTCCGTCAGCTTCAAGGACTGCCCGCTCCCGGCGTCGTCCTTCAGAGATGTCCTCGACCAGATGGGGGTGTCCAAAACGATGTCGCTGATATATCAGAATGCGAAAAAGCTGTCCGGATACTTTAGTAGACGCCACTTTAGCGGCTTACAAGATCTAACTAAATTATTGTTATCGGTGAACGGGCTAACTCACTTGCCCGATAATTTGTTTGTTGACATGAACAATTTAACGTGGCTGAACATAAGATGCAACAATATTAACCTATCTGAGGAGCTGTTCAAGCCGCTCGAGAAACTGGAAACGCTGGAAATAAGCCACAATCACATGACGAATATGTCGGCTAATTTGTTCTCGCATCTGAGCCTCCTCAGAAAGCTCTCGCTGTGGCAAAGTAACGTGACGTGGTTCTCGAAAGATTTCTTTTCGGGCGTCGATGTGTTGGAGGAATTGGATCTCAGCTCGAACGGATTGAACGAGCTGCCGACGTCAATTTTCAAACCTCTGAGAAAACTTAAGAAACTGACGCTATTCTCGAACAAGTTTTCATCGCTGCCTCAAGATCTGTTTTTGACTAATAACAAGCTCGAGACTGTTATAATACTTAACAACGACGTAAAAATGAGAGAACTTCCGCGAAGTTTATTCGGTAGTTTACCGAACTTGAAGCAGGTTTATATTCAAAGGAGTGGAATTGAAAATGTACCTTACGACGTATTCGTGAACTCCGCGCTCATAACAAATATATCGTTAGCGCATAATGATATCGGAATGCTTTCCGAGTCAACTTTTAACGACCAAATAAATTTGCTGGAGCTAGACTTGAGCCACAATAGTTTAAAGCGACTGGAGTCAAAAATATTCTCATCATTAGTGAGGTTGGAGAAATTGAATTTGTGCTTTAACTTTATTGAAGAAATTTCTGG GGAAACATTTTCATCTTTACTCAGCTTGATATATTTAAATATGGAACACAATAATCTGAAAACAATATCCTCATACTTATTCATCAACAATAAACAAAGAATGTCCATATCATTCGCGTACAATCGCTTGGATTTCGAAAACAAGGAATTGGAAAACAACTCGTGGACCGTAAAGAGGATTTCTCCGTTCGCTCACACTTACAGCTTGAGGTTGCTGAATTTAAGCCACAATCAATTCAAGATGGCGTACGATGATTGGTGGAGCAATGGACACGAGTCCCTGGATATCAGTTCCAATGATATTACACACCTTTGG GTGGATCATGAAAATGAAACAGAATCAACAAATAAAAACCGTTATAAGGAATTACTGAAGAAGCCAATAAAGGAAGTGTGGATGTTAAATAATCCACTCGTATGCAAATGCGacaattttaagtttttagACTTCTTGAGGGGACGTGTAAAATCTAAG GTAAAGGATAATACGTTAGCCCATTGTCCCATCTGGACAAAAGAAACGTGCTACCTACGGTTCATTATTTTCATATCGATAATTACATCAATTCTATTGTTATCGATAATAGTGGTGACCATATACTCGCTTTACCGAAATCAAATCCATTCAATGATCAAGAAGACGATGCATCGATTTTCCCACCAGGAGCGAGTGAACGATCGATGTAAAAATATCATAGTGAAGTACTCGGACAAGGACGAGGAGTTTGTGTTCAAAGAGATAATGCCGACTCTGAAAGAGCAGCCCAATTTGAACGTACAGATGCGGCCGATCCACAAACCCATATCCGCCGAGAGCGTCGTAAACAGACCCGGTGAAACCGACACAATATTGGTAATATTCTCCCCGAACTACTTAACGTCGGCTTACAGTCAtgtgaacataaaaaaaattagaggcGAAATGTTGAAGGCGAAGAGCACGGTTTATGTTTTTACCGATATCGGCCCGGATAATTCGATATACGCGTTCCTCAAGGATCAAAGAGATCGCCGGACGTCCGTTTCGTGGAATGATATTAATTTCTGGAAGATTCTCCAGATACTGCTGTCCGGTAAACGATACAGGAAGAGCGATTTGAAGGGCAGAGAAAATTCGAAACCCTTGAGCGGCACGGTCAGTAAGCTGACGAACAAAAACAAGTTCACGCGATTCTCCGACTACGACTGCTACTCTTCGAACACATTTACGCATAGTCAGGTTTAG